A genomic region of Bacillus solimangrovi contains the following coding sequences:
- a CDS encoding IucA/IucC family protein: KEGWEGDQEAIDVFKHDLTNSSANLTFAYAHYENKQQNFMFNELTSHSHAYAFTEQSVIEGHPCHPGAKLKKGLSPSENYQYSAEFQNSIHLAFIAIHHSLVSVATLNNDWNKMLFSYEPSLKATFQETLIKHNKQTEDYFILPIHPWQMEKVIPTMYAAELDKFLLIDVPYNNSAYYAGMSFRTLFPKVIEGLKPHYKLTTNVHLTGEVRTLSEQTIHNGPLMSEILTSITKTDLLINERTFIPIVELGGLHFLKESDNEPLRTERSENLACVIRENLYHYIEENEIPIVGSALLSTNTTNESTLLVQLICQYKQTYEIDCLKDAVHSFLQKYVQNIISGVIPLLVKYGIGLEGHLQNTVPVFHQDGTPTKILIRDWEGIRVDKERLSKAGFDLTKFHAKSRILTDSLKSVRNKVFYSVVQNHIGELILQLTKELRDIDEQFLWNIVKKQIDMTFENLQHNGADVQSINEDRNIFFNKEIDYKAVTTMRMLGEAHEYSYVKVSNPLSN, translated from the coding sequence AAGGAAGGTTGGGAAGGTGATCAAGAAGCGATTGATGTATTCAAACATGATCTAACAAATAGCTCTGCGAACCTTACATTTGCTTATGCTCATTATGAAAATAAGCAACAAAACTTTATGTTTAATGAGCTTACATCTCATTCACATGCCTATGCATTCACTGAACAATCCGTTATTGAGGGACACCCTTGTCATCCAGGTGCAAAATTGAAAAAAGGATTATCTCCAAGTGAAAATTATCAATATTCTGCCGAATTCCAAAACTCTATTCACTTAGCATTCATAGCGATCCATCACTCCTTAGTGAGCGTTGCTACTCTAAATAATGATTGGAATAAAATGCTTTTTTCATATGAACCTTCTTTGAAAGCTACATTTCAAGAAACACTTATCAAACATAACAAGCAAACTGAAGACTATTTCATCTTGCCAATTCATCCGTGGCAGATGGAAAAAGTCATACCAACTATGTACGCTGCAGAATTGGATAAGTTTTTGTTAATTGATGTTCCTTACAACAATTCTGCTTATTATGCAGGTATGTCTTTTCGAACGCTCTTTCCAAAAGTAATTGAAGGACTTAAACCACACTATAAACTTACAACAAACGTGCATTTGACAGGAGAAGTTCGAACATTATCTGAGCAAACCATTCATAATGGCCCATTAATGAGTGAGATTTTGACATCCATTACAAAAACTGATCTCCTAATAAATGAGCGTACGTTTATACCTATTGTCGAACTTGGCGGACTTCATTTCTTAAAAGAATCAGATAATGAACCATTAAGGACAGAACGAAGTGAGAATTTGGCGTGTGTCATTCGTGAGAACCTCTATCACTACATTGAGGAGAATGAAATTCCTATTGTTGGTTCTGCGTTACTTTCAACGAATACAACTAATGAATCAACTTTACTCGTACAACTTATTTGCCAGTATAAGCAAACTTACGAAATTGATTGTTTAAAAGATGCTGTTCATTCATTTTTACAGAAATATGTACAAAATATCATTTCAGGAGTAATCCCTTTACTCGTTAAATACGGAATAGGATTAGAAGGACACCTTCAAAACACTGTCCCAGTCTTTCATCAAGATGGAACTCCTACAAAAATATTAATTAGAGATTGGGAGGGAATTCGTGTTGATAAAGAACGATTATCAAAAGCTGGATTTGATCTAACTAAATTTCATGCCAAATCTCGCATTTTAACAGACAGCTTAAAATCAGTACGCAACAAAGTTTTCTACTCTGTTGTTCAAAACCACATAGGGGAACTCATTCTTCAACTAACTAAAGAATTACGTGATATAGATGAGCAATTTCTATGGAATATCGTAAAAAAACAAATTGATATGACCTTCGAAAACCTTCAACATAATGGTGCCGATGTACAATCAATAAATGAAGATCGAAACATTTTTTTTAACAAAGAAATTGATTACAAAGCCGTTACGACAATGCGTATGCTAGGTGAAGCACATGAGTATTCATATGTTAAAGTAAGCAACCCTCTTTCAAATTGA
- a CDS encoding DMT family transporter yields the protein MALKTKAPIQNTYLYSLLLLTISALLTSANQVFYAKQVQTINPITFTFISFLLCMIMFQTIHYLKKDTSKNSKTSYRDIVLLNISTVVAFVSFYFALKYIEPAVVSAIEMGLAPFFLLVFSTWLYPSRKASVKDYFISAGVLTGSLFLYWTTINGQSGLGVIPGDTLFKGISAALSCSIGAVFATIYSKRLSNQGWHAEKIMAHRFYAIIIFSALFASKSLPNVLINHWEWILIASIAGVILPLYLMQIGIQFCDPFVVMMSICLIPIFTFFFQLFDPRIVWSTQTLFGILLLTFATGLSMYQKK from the coding sequence ATGGCGTTAAAAACAAAAGCACCAATACAAAACACTTACTTATACAGTCTTCTACTATTAACGATATCTGCGTTGTTAACAAGTGCCAACCAAGTTTTCTATGCAAAACAAGTTCAGACCATAAACCCAATCACATTTACATTTATTAGCTTTCTGTTATGTATGATTATGTTCCAGACCATTCACTATCTAAAAAAAGATACTAGCAAGAACAGTAAAACTTCATATCGAGATATAGTACTCTTAAATATAAGTACAGTAGTAGCATTTGTGAGCTTCTATTTCGCACTAAAATACATTGAACCAGCAGTTGTAAGTGCAATTGAAATGGGTTTAGCACCATTCTTTCTGCTCGTCTTCTCAACTTGGCTCTATCCTTCGAGGAAGGCATCTGTTAAGGATTATTTCATAAGTGCTGGTGTTTTAACAGGTAGTCTTTTTTTATATTGGACAACAATCAATGGTCAATCTGGCCTTGGGGTTATACCAGGAGATACTTTATTCAAAGGAATTAGCGCAGCACTCTCATGTAGCATCGGAGCTGTGTTTGCGACAATTTACTCAAAACGGTTAAGTAATCAAGGTTGGCATGCTGAAAAAATAATGGCTCATCGCTTTTATGCAATCATTATCTTCTCAGCTTTATTTGCTAGTAAGTCCTTACCAAACGTACTTATTAATCACTGGGAATGGATTTTAATCGCAAGTATTGCAGGCGTTATTCTACCGCTCTACCTAATGCAAATTGGTATCCAATTCTGTGACCCGTTTGTTGTAATGATGAGCATATGTCTCATTCCTATCTTCACATTCTTCTTTCAATTATTCGATCCACGTATTGTTTGGTCTACACAAACGTTATTCGGAATTCTGTTACTTACATTTGCAACTGGACTAAGTATGTACCAGAAAAAATAA
- the rsgA gene encoding ribosome small subunit-dependent GTPase A, whose translation MNLNKLGWSETYNKAFELKNTDETFYVARIVGQGTDLYKIYSVHGESVAKLSGKFYYNVTERSEIPAVGDWVIVKGNHNEAVVIHDLLPRKSHFSRKIPGKTTEEQVVAANIDTVFLVSALNKDFNPRRIERYLTLAWESGANPVIVLNKADLCDDLTLKLAEVEGIAFGVPIHTISCKTGQGIAQLKSYFSTGQTVALIGSSGVGKSTITNALIGDSHQAVQTIREDDDKGRHTTTSRDLILLEQGMIIDTPGMRELQLWASDSSLSDAFQDIESLANQCRFRDCQHVNEPHCAVKKAINNGELTQARYESYKKLQKELAFFADPEQYKRQKDIIEMKNRKMAEQARKKK comes from the coding sequence TTGAATCTTAATAAACTTGGATGGTCAGAAACTTATAACAAAGCATTTGAGCTTAAAAATACTGATGAAACATTTTACGTTGCAAGAATTGTCGGGCAAGGGACAGATCTTTATAAAATATATTCTGTACATGGCGAATCAGTCGCTAAGTTGTCAGGTAAATTTTATTACAACGTAACTGAGCGTAGTGAAATACCAGCTGTAGGTGATTGGGTAATCGTTAAGGGCAACCATAATGAGGCTGTTGTTATCCACGATCTTTTACCGAGAAAAAGTCACTTTTCTCGAAAAATACCGGGAAAAACAACTGAAGAACAAGTCGTAGCAGCAAATATTGATACTGTTTTTCTTGTTTCAGCACTTAATAAGGACTTCAATCCCCGTCGAATCGAACGGTATTTAACACTCGCTTGGGAGAGCGGCGCAAACCCTGTTATCGTGCTTAATAAAGCAGATTTGTGTGACGATCTCACCTTAAAACTAGCAGAAGTGGAAGGCATTGCGTTTGGTGTACCGATTCATACAATAAGTTGTAAAACTGGGCAAGGTATCGCTCAACTTAAGTCATATTTCTCTACTGGGCAAACTGTTGCTTTAATCGGTTCCTCTGGTGTTGGAAAATCAACAATAACCAACGCTCTTATAGGTGATTCACACCAAGCAGTACAAACAATTCGTGAAGATGATGACAAGGGTCGCCATACAACAACATCCCGTGATTTAATTCTGCTTGAACAAGGTATGATTATAGATACACCAGGAATGCGAGAATTGCAATTATGGGCGTCAGATTCTTCGTTATCCGATGCTTTTCAAGATATTGAATCACTTGCAAATCAATGTCGCTTTCGGGACTGTCAACATGTCAATGAACCTCATTGTGCTGTTAAAAAAGCAATTAATAACGGTGAATTAACTCAAGCACGTTATGAGAGTTATAAAAAGCTTCAAAAGGAACTAGCATTCTTTGCAGATCCAGAACAATATAAACGACAGAAAGATATTATAGAAATGAAAAATCGTAAAATGGCTGAACAAGCAAGAAAGAAGAAGTAA
- a CDS encoding CPBP family intramembrane glutamic endopeptidase, translating to MLISKQKVFLYTALPDWGKRIVLPFHSIKISYFLFFGLLGSTTIFIPLLFLEGINYTTSFVIYGIFFSIINAFLEEFMWRGIMLSSLKRNVSTFFAVLTTSIGFGLLHISIGIPLIMSLLFSLGGLFYAFVVLKTNSIYPAIVFHFIINVGMVFNGWIF from the coding sequence ATGTTGATATCCAAGCAAAAAGTATTTCTTTATACAGCATTACCAGATTGGGGAAAACGCATAGTATTACCATTTCATTCAATTAAAATATCTTATTTTCTATTTTTCGGACTACTTGGTTCAACTACAATCTTTATACCTTTGTTGTTCCTTGAGGGTATAAACTATACAACATCCTTTGTAATATATGGTATATTTTTCTCCATCATAAACGCTTTCCTAGAAGAGTTTATGTGGAGAGGGATCATGTTATCTAGTTTAAAAAGAAATGTCTCGACTTTTTTTGCCGTTCTCACTACCAGCATTGGATTCGGTCTCTTGCATATATCGATAGGAATCCCTTTGATAATGAGTTTACTTTTTTCATTAGGAGGGCTTTTCTACGCATTTGTAGTTTTAAAGACCAATAGCATATACCCAGCCATAGTCTTTCATTTTATTATTAATGTAGGTATGGTTTTTAACGGCTGGATATTTTAA
- a CDS encoding NAD(P)H-dependent flavin oxidoreductase, whose protein sequence is MSRLLELLKIKYPIIQAPMAGGMTTTSLVSAVSNGGGLGNIGAGYMTANDLRVQIRDVKATTANPFGINLFVPEHVQYNESLADDSFTYMKPFRKQLELKEEVVRHYDSNFEDQLQVILEEGASVCSFTFGLPNKGVIEALHQNGTVVIGTATTVVEAQEIERLGLDAIVVQGSEAGGHRGNFLHQTDHSLIGLMSLVPQVADNVTIPVIAAGGIMDGRGVSAAMCLGAQGAQMGTAFLTCTESGANEVYKKAVLEANEDELILTKAFSGKFARGINNYFIEQMNLYDKELPPYPIQNTLTKGLRKEAGKQSNSDFMSLWSGQSPRLSRAISAQQLIEQVMDEMNNILM, encoded by the coding sequence ATGAGTAGGTTATTAGAGTTGCTGAAAATTAAGTATCCGATTATTCAAGCGCCAATGGCTGGTGGAATGACAACTACATCTCTTGTATCTGCTGTGTCTAATGGAGGAGGTCTTGGTAATATAGGAGCAGGTTATATGACTGCGAATGATTTACGCGTACAGATTCGAGATGTGAAAGCAACAACAGCCAATCCTTTTGGCATTAACCTATTTGTTCCTGAGCATGTTCAATACAACGAATCATTAGCAGATGATTCATTTACATACATGAAGCCGTTTCGTAAGCAGTTGGAGCTTAAGGAAGAAGTTGTTCGGCATTATGATTCAAATTTTGAAGATCAACTACAGGTTATATTAGAGGAAGGAGCTTCGGTTTGTTCGTTTACGTTCGGTTTGCCGAATAAAGGCGTGATTGAAGCACTTCACCAAAATGGAACAGTAGTCATTGGAACTGCAACTACAGTTGTTGAAGCACAAGAGATCGAAAGGCTAGGGTTAGATGCAATTGTTGTACAGGGTAGTGAAGCAGGTGGACATAGAGGGAATTTTCTTCATCAAACAGACCATAGTTTAATTGGATTAATGTCTCTAGTTCCCCAAGTGGCTGACAATGTAACCATTCCTGTGATCGCTGCTGGTGGTATTATGGACGGAAGAGGCGTGAGTGCTGCAATGTGTTTAGGTGCGCAGGGTGCACAGATGGGAACGGCTTTTCTTACATGTACAGAAAGTGGTGCGAACGAGGTTTATAAAAAAGCAGTTTTGGAAGCGAACGAAGATGAACTGATTTTAACAAAAGCATTTTCAGGAAAATTTGCAAGGGGAATCAACAATTATTTTATTGAACAAATGAACTTGTACGATAAGGAACTTCCACCTTATCCGATTCAAAACACGTTAACTAAAGGCTTGAGAAAAGAAGCTGGAAAACAGTCTAATTCTGATTTTATGTCATTATGGTCTGGTCAAAGTCCACGTTTAAGTCGTGCAATATCTGCTCAGCAGCTAATTGAGCAAGTGATGGATGAAATGAATAACATATTAATGTAA
- a CDS encoding DUF1002 domain-containing protein has translation MKRLIHLLIITSLFVGFGINHPVQADSGEGTVINEKFGPPIVAYGGSLTTEQQEQVKQLLDVHGDSEVSEITVTGADIKKYIDGDSNSRMFSSAKITRTDKGEGLVINQLTPENITEVTNEMYANALLTAGIEDAQVNVASPVKVTGHSALTGIYKAYEVSGGEELNGERLEIANEELGIVTELAKQEGLDGETANELITQIKKQIAEQSPITKEEVQEIVEEELNKINIELSDEDRQLLINLFDKMRALDIDFEQVKNQLEELTSGISKKIEEISEDEGFWQKIVDFFNGFIEAIRSVLK, from the coding sequence ATGAAGCGACTTATTCACCTATTAATCATCACTTCTTTATTCGTAGGTTTTGGAATTAATCATCCTGTACAAGCTGATTCAGGTGAAGGTACTGTAATTAATGAAAAGTTTGGCCCTCCAATTGTAGCCTATGGGGGTTCACTGACTACCGAACAGCAAGAGCAAGTAAAGCAGTTACTAGATGTTCATGGGGATAGTGAAGTAAGTGAGATAACTGTAACGGGTGCTGATATTAAGAAATATATAGATGGCGATTCTAACTCTCGTATGTTTTCATCTGCAAAAATAACACGAACTGATAAGGGAGAGGGACTTGTCATCAATCAACTTACTCCTGAAAATATTACTGAGGTAACAAATGAAATGTATGCTAATGCATTATTAACTGCTGGAATTGAAGATGCTCAAGTAAATGTAGCTTCTCCTGTAAAAGTAACAGGACATTCTGCATTAACTGGTATCTATAAGGCATATGAAGTAAGTGGTGGCGAAGAATTGAATGGCGAACGTTTGGAAATTGCAAATGAAGAGTTAGGTATTGTTACTGAACTTGCTAAGCAAGAAGGTCTTGATGGTGAAACAGCAAACGAGCTTATTACACAAATAAAAAAACAAATAGCAGAACAAAGTCCAATTACGAAAGAAGAAGTACAGGAGATTGTTGAAGAAGAATTGAATAAAATCAATATCGAATTAAGTGATGAAGATCGCCAGCTACTAATAAATTTGTTTGATAAAATGAGAGCACTTGATATTGATTTTGAGCAAGTGAAAAATCAGTTGGAAGAACTAACTTCTGGAATTTCGAAGAAAATAGAAGAGATTTCAGAGGATGAAGGGTTTTGGCAAAAGATTGTTGACTTCTTTAATGGGTTTATTGAAGCAATACGTTCAGTTTTGAAATAA
- a CDS encoding zinc ribbon domain-containing protein, with the protein MSDQKGCMKCGSTHVGQKEVAMTGTGLSKMFDIQNNQFLVVYCKNCGYSEFYNKEASTGSNILDYFFG; encoded by the coding sequence ATGAGTGATCAAAAAGGGTGCATGAAATGTGGCAGTACTCATGTTGGTCAGAAGGAAGTAGCGATGACGGGTACAGGCTTGTCGAAAATGTTCGATATTCAAAACAATCAGTTTCTAGTCGTATATTGTAAGAATTGTGGATACTCTGAGTTTTATAATAAAGAAGCTTCAACGGGATCGAATATACTAGATTACTTTTTTGGTTAA